One Nicotiana tomentosiformis chromosome 4, ASM39032v3, whole genome shotgun sequence genomic window carries:
- the LOC138910074 gene encoding secreted RxLR effector protein 161-like, translating to MHDSKKVFLPFRHGISLSKDQSPKTDEEIEKMKAVPYASAVGSLKYVMLCTRPDICFAVGVVSRFKSNPGREHWTAVKHIIKYLKKTRNYMMIYHYDDLVPIGYTDSDFQSDRDSRKSTSGNMFTLVGGAISWRSIKQTCVADSTMEAE from the coding sequence ATGCATGATTCCAAGAAAGTATTTCTTCCTTTCAGGCATGGAATTTCTCTATCTAAAGATCAGTCTCCTAAAACTGATGAAGAGATAGAAAAGATGAAGGCGGTCCCCTATGCATCTGCTGTGGGGAGTCTGAAGTATGTTATGTTATGCACTAGACCTGATATCTGCTTTGCCGTTGGCGTTGTTAGCAGATTTAAGTCTAATCCTGGGAGAGAGCATTGGACAGCGGTTAAGCATATAATCAAGTACCTGAAAAAGACTAGGAATTATATGATGATCTACCATTATGATGACCTTGTGCCCATTGGGTATACTGATTCGGATTTCCAATCAGACAGAGATTCTAGAAAGTCTACCTCAGGAAATATGTTTACTCTGGTAGGTGGAGCCATAAGTTGGAGGAGCATCAAGCAAACTTGTGTTGCTGATTCCACCATGGAAGCCGAATAA